A segment of the Peptoclostridium acidaminophilum DSM 3953 genome:
ACCAATAGGAAGAGGACAAAGAGAGCTTATAATAGGCGACAGACAAACGGGTAAGACTACAATAGCTATAGACACAATAATCAACCAGAAAGACACTGGCGTTATATGTGTATATGTTGCGATTGGACAAAAGAGATCGACTGTTGCTCAAATAGTGGACACTCTTGAGAAAAACGGCGCGCTTGACTATTCGATAGTAGTTGCAGCGACAGCATCAGAGCTAGCGCCACTTCAGTATATCGCTCCTTATGCGGGTTGCGCAATGGCTGAAGAGTTCATGGAGCAAGGCAAGCACGTACTTATAATATATGATGACCTTTCTAAGCACGCGGTTGCTTACCGTGCACTTTCACTTCTGCTTAGAAGACCACCAGGTCGTGAGGCTTATCCTGGAGACGTATTCTACCTTCACTCAAGGCTTCTCGAAAGATCAGCTAAGCTGAATGACGAGCTTGGAGCAGGTTCAATAACAGCTCTTCCGATAATAGAGACTCAGGCAGGAGACGTTTCTGCATATATACCTACAAACGTTATATCAATAACTGACGGACAGATATTCCTTGAGTCAGAGCTATTCAACGCAGGTATAAGACCAGCGGTTAACCCTGGTATATCAGTATCGAGGGTTGGAGGAAGCGCACAGATAAAGGCGATGAAGAAGGTTGCGGGTTCACTTAAGCTTATGTACGCTCAGTACAGAGAGCTTCAGGCGTTCGCGCAGTTCGGATCAGACCTTGACAAGGATACTCAGGAAAGACTTGCTCAGGGCGAGAGGATAGTTGAAGTCCTAAAGCAGGGAGAGAGCTCTCCAATATCTGTTGAAAAGCAGATAATGGCAATATATGCAGTTACTAACAACTACCTAAAAGACATAGATGTCAAGCTTGTAGGCGAATTCGAGACTGAGTTCTTCAAGTTCATGGACAGCAGCTATCCTGAGGTGGGAGGCACTATAGCTTCTACCGGAAACATGGATGCTGACACAGAAGAAAAGTTAAAGGCGGCTATAGAAGAGTTCAAAAAGTCCTTTAACGCTTAATACTTTAAATTGGGCAGTTTGACTTGTAATGTCTGACTTACGCCTGATTTGATGGAGGGTGAAATATGGCAGGCGTTGGAATGAAGGATATAAAAAGACGTATAAAAAGCGTCTCTAATACAAAGCAGATTACAAAAGCAATGGAGCTTGTATCCTCGGCCAAGCTTAGAAGGGCCAAAGAGGCGGTTGTGCAGTCAAGACCATACTTTGAAACCCTGTATGAGACAATAAAAGACATAGCAATAAACACAAAAGGCATAAAGAGTCCCTTCCTTGAAAAGAGAGAAGTGAAAAACAAGTGTTATATAGTTCTCTCTGGAGACAGAGGTCTTTGCGGAGGATACAACTCCAACTCGCTTAAGACAGCTGTTGCACATATGGAAGGCAAGAAGGAAAAAGTCATTGCTGTTGGAAGAAAATCAGCAGAATTTTTCTCTAAAAGAGGATACGATGTTGTATCAAGACATACTGGAATTTCTGAAAGACCGCAATATTCGCACGGCCAGGATATAGCTGCAAAAATTTCCGAACTTTTCACAAAAGGCGAGGTAGACGAGGTTTATCTTGTATACACATATTTCCAGTCTGCACTTGTGCAGGAACCAAGGGTAGTAAAGCTTCTTCCGCTTTCTTTTGAAGTGTCTGCTGAAGCTGAGGCAGAAAAAGGAAGAGGACTTGTTACCTACGAACCTTCAGAAGAGGAAGTGCTTAGTTATCTTGTGCCAAAATTCCTATCAGGCATAGTGTTTGGTGGAATGGTGGAATCTGGGGCTTCAGAGCAGGGCGCAAGAAGGATGGCAATGGAATCTGCAACAGGAAATGCTGAAGATATGATTGGAAAGCTTGAGCTGCTCTACAACAGAGCTAGACAGGCTACAATAACACAAGAACTTTCGGAAATAGTAGCAGGAGCCAATGCGCTTTAATGGGCAGACTCCTAAGAGCGTGGAATTTTTCAATTAAGGAGGTATTTTAGAATGCCACAAAATAATGTGGGTAAGGTAGTACAGATAATCGGACCTGTACTTGACATAAAGTTCGATCCAGAAAACCTGCCAAACCTTCTAAATGCTATTGAAATACAGCATGGAGAAGAAAAGGTTGTTGTTGAGGTTGCTCAGCACACAGGCAATGATACTGTAAGATGTATAGCTATGAGCTCTACAGACGGACTTGTAAGAGGAATGGATGCTCTAGATACAGGAAGGGCTATAGCGGTTCCTGTTGGAAAGGCTACTCAGGGAAGGATATTCAACGTTCTTGGAGAGCCTGTTGACAACAAGCCTCAGGTAGAAGCTGAAAGATGGCCTATACACAGGGCTGCTCCTTCTTTTGAAGAGCAGGAAGCATCTACAGAAATACTTGAGACTGGTATAAAAGTCGTTGACCTTATAGCGCCTTATTCAAAGGGTGGTAAGATAGGTCTCTTCGGAGGAGCCGGAGTTGGTAAGACGGTTCTTATAATGGAGCTTATAAACAACATAGCTA
Coding sequences within it:
- the atpG gene encoding ATP synthase F1 subunit gamma; translated protein: MAGVGMKDIKRRIKSVSNTKQITKAMELVSSAKLRRAKEAVVQSRPYFETLYETIKDIAINTKGIKSPFLEKREVKNKCYIVLSGDRGLCGGYNSNSLKTAVAHMEGKKEKVIAVGRKSAEFFSKRGYDVVSRHTGISERPQYSHGQDIAAKISELFTKGEVDEVYLVYTYFQSALVQEPRVVKLLPLSFEVSAEAEAEKGRGLVTYEPSEEEVLSYLVPKFLSGIVFGGMVESGASEQGARRMAMESATGNAEDMIGKLELLYNRARQATITQELSEIVAGANAL
- the atpA gene encoding F0F1 ATP synthase subunit alpha, which encodes MNLRPEEISSIIKEQIKKYEGKIELSDVGTVTTVGDGIAGVHGLEKCMSGELIEFPGQVYGMALNLEEDIVGAVLLGSDDNIKEGDVVKRTSRIVEVPVGDALLGRVVNSLGQAIDGKGPIKTDKFRPIERVAPGIITRKSVHEPLQTGIKSIDSMIPIGRGQRELIIGDRQTGKTTIAIDTIINQKDTGVICVYVAIGQKRSTVAQIVDTLEKNGALDYSIVVAATASELAPLQYIAPYAGCAMAEEFMEQGKHVLIIYDDLSKHAVAYRALSLLLRRPPGREAYPGDVFYLHSRLLERSAKLNDELGAGSITALPIIETQAGDVSAYIPTNVISITDGQIFLESELFNAGIRPAVNPGISVSRVGGSAQIKAMKKVAGSLKLMYAQYRELQAFAQFGSDLDKDTQERLAQGERIVEVLKQGESSPISVEKQIMAIYAVTNNYLKDIDVKLVGEFETEFFKFMDSSYPEVGGTIASTGNMDADTEEKLKAAIEEFKKSFNA